From the Pseudomonas sp. SORT22 genome, one window contains:
- a CDS encoding putative 2-dehydropantoate 2-reductase produces the protein MSSTWHILGAGSLGSLWACRLARAGKPVRLILRDKARLQAYEAAGGLTLVEQGKAQLQAIPAQLADDHTPIHRLLVACKAYDAEQAVAQLAPRLAKDAELILLQNGLGSQEAVANRVPHARCVSASSTEGAFREQDWQVNFAGHGFNWLGDPANPGAPDWLDDLSEAGIPHQWTPDILTRLWRKLALNCAINPLTVLHDCRNGGLQAHQCEVATLCAELAELLQYCGQPQAAEGLVDEVERVIHATAANYSSMYQDVRHGRRTEIHYLLGHACRTASRHGRQLPHLERLYRRLVEHLNTRGLPSD, from the coding sequence ATGAGCAGCACCTGGCATATTCTCGGCGCCGGCAGTCTGGGCAGCCTCTGGGCCTGCCGGCTGGCCCGCGCCGGCAAACCGGTCCGGCTGATCCTGCGCGACAAGGCGCGGCTGCAGGCCTATGAAGCCGCAGGCGGCCTGACCCTGGTTGAACAGGGCAAGGCGCAGTTACAGGCGATCCCCGCACAACTGGCCGACGACCACACGCCGATCCACCGCTTGCTGGTGGCCTGCAAGGCCTACGACGCCGAACAGGCGGTGGCGCAACTGGCGCCGCGCCTGGCTAAAGATGCCGAGCTGATCCTGCTGCAGAACGGTCTGGGCAGCCAGGAAGCGGTGGCCAACCGCGTACCCCACGCCCGCTGCGTGTCCGCCTCGAGCACCGAAGGCGCGTTCCGCGAGCAGGACTGGCAGGTGAATTTCGCCGGGCACGGCTTCAACTGGCTGGGCGATCCGGCCAACCCCGGCGCCCCGGACTGGCTCGATGACCTGAGCGAAGCCGGCATTCCCCACCAGTGGACCCCGGACATCCTCACCCGCCTGTGGCGCAAGCTGGCGCTCAATTGTGCGATCAACCCGCTGACCGTGCTGCATGACTGTCGCAATGGCGGCCTGCAGGCGCATCAGTGCGAAGTCGCGACCCTGTGCGCCGAACTTGCCGAGCTGCTGCAATACTGCGGCCAGCCGCAAGCGGCCGAGGGCCTGGTCGATGAAGTGGAACGGGTGATCCATGCCACGGCGGCCAACTACTCTTCCATGTACCAGGATGTTCGCCACGGCCGGCGCACCGAAATCCACTACCTGCTCGGCCATGCCTGCCGCACCGCCAGCCGCCACGGCCGGCAGCTGCCGCACCTGGAACGGCTGTACCGGCGCCTGGTCGAACACCTGAACACGCGCGGATTGCCCAGCGACTGA
- a CDS encoding YajQ family cyclic di-GMP-binding protein: MPSFDVVSELDKHEVTNAVENAVKDLDRRYDLKGKGSFEFKEKELTVNLTAEAEFQLEAMIEILKLALVKRKIDVQCLEVKDAFASGKVMKQEAVLKEGIDKELAKKIVAHIKDAKLKVQAAIQGEQVRVTGKKRDDLQEAIAALRAKEFGMPLQFNNFRD; this comes from the coding sequence ATGCCGTCGTTCGACGTGGTATCGGAACTGGACAAGCACGAAGTCACCAACGCCGTGGAAAACGCGGTCAAGGACCTGGACCGTCGCTATGACCTCAAGGGCAAGGGCAGCTTCGAGTTCAAGGAAAAGGAACTGACCGTCAACCTGACCGCCGAGGCCGAGTTCCAGCTCGAAGCGATGATCGAGATCCTCAAGCTGGCCCTGGTCAAGCGCAAGATCGACGTGCAGTGCCTGGAAGTGAAGGACGCCTTCGCTTCGGGCAAGGTCATGAAGCAGGAAGCGGTGCTCAAAGAGGGTATCGATAAAGAACTGGCGAAGAAGATCGTCGCCCACATCAAGGACGCCAAGCTCAAGGTCCAGGCCGCCATCCAGGGCGAGCAGGTGCGCGTCACCGGCAAGAAGCGCGACGACCTGCAAGAAGCGATCGCCGCCCTGCGCGCCAAAGAGTTCGGCATGCCCCTGCAGTTCAACAATTTCCGCGACTGA
- a CDS encoding mechanosensitive ion channel family protein, with amino-acid sequence MDFNAEVDQLVKASQTWLPLIMEYGSRLLLALLTLAIGWWLINKVTFRLGKLLALRNADQALQGFISSLANIILKILLIVSVASMIGIETTSFVAAIGAAGLAIGLALQGSLANFAGGVLILLFRPFRIGDWIEAQGVAGTVDSIQIFHTVLRTGDNKTVILPNGSLSNGIITNTNRQPTRKVVFDVGVDYDADLQKARNVLLELAQDPRVHQDPAPQAVISTLGDSSITVSLRIWVNTADYWDVLFMLNEHARDRLKAEGIDIPFPQRVIRVVQEAAVQ; translated from the coding sequence ATGGATTTCAACGCTGAGGTCGACCAGTTGGTCAAGGCTTCGCAAACCTGGCTTCCGCTGATCATGGAATACGGCAGCCGCCTGTTGCTGGCGCTGCTGACCCTGGCCATCGGCTGGTGGCTGATCAACAAAGTCACTTTCCGCCTGGGCAAACTGCTGGCCCTGCGCAATGCCGACCAGGCCCTGCAAGGCTTCATCAGCAGCCTGGCCAACATCATCCTGAAGATCCTGCTGATTGTCAGCGTGGCTTCGATGATCGGCATCGAAACCACCTCCTTCGTCGCCGCCATCGGTGCCGCAGGCCTGGCCATCGGCCTGGCGCTGCAGGGCAGCCTGGCCAACTTCGCCGGTGGCGTATTGATTTTGCTGTTCCGCCCGTTCCGCATCGGTGACTGGATCGAAGCCCAGGGGGTTGCGGGTACCGTCGACAGCATCCAGATCTTCCACACCGTGCTGCGCACCGGCGACAACAAGACCGTGATCCTGCCTAATGGCAGCCTGTCCAACGGCATCATCACCAACACCAACCGCCAGCCGACGCGCAAGGTGGTGTTCGATGTGGGCGTGGACTACGACGCCGACCTGCAAAAGGCCCGCAACGTGCTGCTGGAACTGGCCCAGGACCCGCGGGTGCACCAGGACCCGGCGCCACAGGCAGTGATTTCGACCCTGGGCGACAGCTCGATTACGGTATCGTTGCGCATCTGGGTCAACACCGCCGACTACTGGGACGTGCTGTTCATGCTCAACGAGCATGCCCGTGACCGCCTCAAGGCCGAAGGCATCGACATTCCCTTTCCGCAGCGGGTGATCCGCGTGGTGCAGGAAGCGGCGGTGCAGTAA
- a CDS encoding MFS transporter, with protein sequence MLTPLINITPLRAFCFAMTLALFELLTYLASDVVMPAMPVVVGDLNASPEFIPHALNLYLLGGVVLQWLIGPLADRYGRRPLLLGGCAFFCLACIATFWVQGIELFNLLRLLQGIGLGFVVTVSYPALNEAFSEADAVRMMALLANIALLSPLLGPLVGTLLLEWVSWRWLFVLFGAAAVLAWFALYRFMPETLGVERRDGSRLAFQPIHLLPLLAGYGQLLANRRFVAGSAALGLVGLPLIGWIGLSPVLLIHDEGLSTLDYALWQLPVFGGLILGNLIINRIADRYALTTLVRRALWPFLIGLLGMMLGTWLLPSVLSLVAGLSVYALGLGIANAVLYRMTLFSSEQSKGLVSAMLGMITIALLGLGGALLAMLGAGASLVHFALAAGAAGILALWPLRVVLSASSNLPEAIPE encoded by the coding sequence ATGCTTACCCCCCTGATCAACATCACGCCGTTGCGGGCGTTTTGTTTCGCCATGACCCTGGCGCTGTTCGAACTGCTCACTTACCTCGCCAGTGACGTGGTAATGCCGGCGATGCCGGTGGTGGTCGGTGACCTGAACGCCAGCCCCGAATTCATTCCCCACGCGCTGAACCTCTACCTGCTTGGCGGCGTTGTCCTGCAATGGCTGATCGGCCCGCTGGCCGACCGTTACGGGCGGCGACCGCTGCTGCTGGGTGGCTGCGCGTTCTTCTGCCTGGCCTGCATCGCTACCTTCTGGGTGCAGGGCATCGAGTTGTTCAACCTGCTGCGCCTGCTGCAGGGCATCGGCCTGGGCTTTGTCGTGACCGTCAGCTACCCGGCGCTCAACGAGGCGTTCAGCGAGGCCGACGCGGTGCGGATGATGGCCTTGCTGGCCAATATTGCCTTGCTCTCGCCGCTGCTCGGGCCATTGGTCGGCACCCTGCTGCTGGAGTGGGTGTCCTGGCGCTGGCTGTTCGTGCTGTTCGGCGCGGCGGCGGTGCTGGCCTGGTTTGCCCTGTACCGGTTCATGCCGGAAACCCTTGGCGTCGAGCGCCGCGACGGCTCGCGCCTGGCGTTCCAGCCGATCCACTTGTTGCCGTTGCTGGCCGGCTACGGGCAACTATTGGCCAACCGCCGCTTTGTCGCCGGCAGTGCCGCCCTGGGCCTGGTCGGCTTGCCGCTGATCGGCTGGATCGGCCTGTCGCCGGTGCTGCTGATCCATGACGAGGGCCTGAGCACCCTGGATTACGCCCTGTGGCAATTGCCAGTGTTCGGCGGGTTGATCCTCGGCAACCTGATCATCAACCGCATCGCCGATCGCTACGCGCTGACTACCCTGGTACGGCGGGCGCTGTGGCCGTTTCTGATCGGTTTGCTGGGCATGATGCTGGGCACCTGGCTGCTGCCTTCGGTGCTGAGCCTGGTGGCCGGCCTGTCGGTGTACGCTCTGGGCCTGGGCATCGCCAACGCGGTGCTGTACCGCATGACGCTGTTTTCCAGCGAGCAGAGCAAGGGCCTGGTGTCGGCGATGCTGGGGATGATCACCATTGCCCTGCTGGGCCTTGGCGGGGCGTTGCTGGCGATGCTCGGTGCTGGCGCCAGCCTGGTGCACTTCGCCCTGGCGGCGGGCGCTGCAGGGATTCTTGCGCTATGGCCGCTGAGGGTCGTTCTGAGCGCTTCCAGCAACCTGCCAGAGGCTATCCCGGAGTAA
- a CDS encoding AmpG family muropeptide MFS transporter, with product MPRKTWRAALAAYASPSTLVLLLLGFAAGLPYMLVFSTLSVWLREAGVARETIGYASLIGLAYAFKWVWSPLLDQWRLPLLGKLGRRRSWLVLSQILVVIGLIGMGFCDPQKHLSWLIALAVLVAFASATQDIAVDAYRLEIADDQRQAALAASYMAGYRVAALLATAGALFFAEGFGSTGFSYLHKAWTGTYVLFGVMMLPALITTLLMREPPVPLRTQLSAARYGLAHQLVSVFVLIILLVSVPATFTQLYNTDFASVLFEGVSLLDLLLEDRAFLRAILYITLTALCLSSMGRRGLAPVLTPVNDFITRYRWQALLLLGLIATYRMSDTVMGVMANVFYIDQGFTKDQIASVSKIFGLIMTLVGAGFGGLLIVRFGILPILFIGGVASAATNILFLMLADMGANLQMLIVTISLDNFSSGLATSAFVAYLSSLTNLKFSATQYALLSSIMLLLPRLIGGYSGVMVEKFGYHDFFLITALLGVPTLILIALQWRQERGKPEPVEHQVAERP from the coding sequence ATGCCCCGTAAAACCTGGCGCGCTGCGCTCGCTGCCTATGCCAGCCCGTCGACACTGGTGCTGTTGTTGCTCGGCTTTGCCGCCGGCCTGCCTTACATGCTGGTGTTTTCGACCCTGTCGGTATGGCTGCGCGAGGCCGGCGTGGCCCGTGAAACCATCGGCTATGCCAGCCTGATCGGCCTGGCCTATGCCTTCAAATGGGTGTGGTCGCCGCTGCTCGACCAATGGCGCCTGCCGTTGCTCGGCAAACTCGGGCGCCGCCGCTCCTGGCTGGTGCTGTCGCAAATCCTGGTGGTTATCGGCCTGATCGGCATGGGCTTCTGCGACCCGCAAAAGCACCTGTCCTGGCTGATTGCCCTGGCGGTGCTGGTGGCCTTTGCCTCGGCCACCCAGGACATTGCTGTCGACGCCTACCGCCTGGAAATCGCCGATGACCAGCGCCAGGCCGCGCTGGCCGCCAGCTACATGGCCGGCTACCGGGTTGCCGCGCTGCTGGCTACCGCCGGTGCCTTGTTCTTCGCCGAAGGCTTCGGCTCCACCGGCTTCAGCTACCTGCACAAGGCCTGGACCGGCACCTACGTGCTGTTCGGCGTGATGATGCTGCCGGCGCTGATCACCACCCTGCTGATGCGCGAACCGCCGGTGCCACTGCGCACCCAGCTGTCGGCGGCGCGCTACGGCCTGGCCCACCAGCTGGTGTCGGTGTTCGTGCTGATCATCCTGCTGGTGTCGGTACCGGCTACCTTCACCCAGCTGTACAACACCGATTTCGCCAGCGTGCTGTTCGAAGGCGTGAGCCTGCTCGACTTGCTGCTCGAAGACCGCGCCTTCCTGCGCGCAATCCTCTATATCACCCTCACCGCCCTGTGCCTGTCGTCCATGGGCCGCCGCGGCCTGGCACCGGTGCTGACGCCGGTCAACGACTTCATCACCCGCTATCGCTGGCAGGCCCTGCTGCTGCTCGGGTTGATCGCCACCTACCGGATGTCCGACACGGTGATGGGCGTAATGGCCAACGTGTTCTACATCGACCAGGGCTTCACCAAGGACCAGATCGCCAGCGTCAGCAAGATCTTCGGCCTGATCATGACCCTGGTGGGTGCCGGTTTCGGCGGCTTGCTGATTGTGCGCTTCGGCATCTTGCCGATCCTGTTCATCGGCGGCGTGGCGTCGGCGGCGACCAACATCCTGTTCCTGATGCTCGCCGACATGGGCGCCAACCTGCAGATGCTGATCGTCACCATCTCGCTGGACAACTTCAGCTCGGGCCTGGCCACCTCGGCGTTTGTCGCCTACCTGTCGAGCCTGACCAACCTGAAGTTCTCGGCGACCCAGTACGCCCTGCTCAGCTCGATCATGCTGCTGTTGCCGCGGCTGATCGGCGGCTATTCAGGGGTCATGGTCGAGAAGTTCGGCTACCACGACTTCTTCCTGATCACCGCCCTGCTTGGCGTGCCGACCCTGATCCTGATCGCCCTGCAATGGCGTCAGGAGCGCGGCAAGCCAGAGCCGGTCGAGCACCAGGTTGCAGAACGCCCCTGA
- a CDS encoding MGMT family protein, giving the protein MNGIPGDPTESAEARRMALYLVLGQVPAGKVISYGELAQLAGLGRAARWVGRTLSQLPSDTQLPWHRVLGAGGRLSLAQGTPSGDEQRARLRAEGITLHNNRVDMLRHGWRPMEHSG; this is encoded by the coding sequence ATGAACGGGATTCCCGGCGATCCGACCGAAAGCGCCGAAGCCCGACGAATGGCACTCTACCTGGTGCTTGGCCAGGTGCCCGCGGGCAAGGTGATCAGCTACGGCGAACTGGCGCAACTGGCAGGTTTAGGCCGCGCAGCGCGCTGGGTCGGGCGTACCCTCAGCCAGTTGCCCAGCGATACCCAGTTGCCCTGGCACCGGGTGCTGGGCGCCGGCGGACGCCTGAGCCTGGCCCAGGGCACCCCTTCAGGCGATGAACAGCGGGCCCGGCTGCGCGCAGAAGGCATCACCTTGCACAATAATCGTGTGGATATGTTGCGCCATGGCTGGCGCCCGATGGAGCACAGCGGTTAG
- a CDS encoding DUF481 domain-containing protein, producing MFPRALLCVALAAACSPALADTVWMKNGDKLSGKIKVFDGGKLLLETPYGGSIALDWKQVQTLESDQELLVKQDAYSGEKAKSLQAAEDGKVVLANGEAPKTVELASIQQIMKPKPVVEDLSWKGNVDLAMDYKRAETDSDDYDIDFKTTARHGRWRHQAEGEYNRESKDEVTTTNNWSAEYALDRFITEKWFWQGRLEYKRDHIEDLARQRTVGTGPGYQFWDDELGAFSLGSLVNRTDYEYADGGKDNFYSLAMKWDYNRYLIGKRVEFFTNGEVGKPLGGVAEYALDAEVGLRYKVTEWASLNLKAEKDIISGTRDSDLDKTRYTAGFGVAW from the coding sequence ATGTTTCCTAGAGCCTTGTTGTGCGTTGCCCTCGCTGCTGCCTGTTCCCCCGCCCTTGCCGACACCGTGTGGATGAAAAACGGTGACAAGCTGAGCGGCAAGATCAAGGTTTTCGATGGCGGCAAACTGTTGCTCGAAACGCCTTATGGCGGCTCCATCGCCCTGGACTGGAAGCAGGTGCAGACCCTGGAAAGCGATCAGGAGTTGCTGGTCAAGCAAGACGCCTACAGCGGCGAAAAAGCCAAGTCGCTGCAGGCTGCCGAAGACGGCAAGGTCGTTCTGGCCAACGGCGAGGCCCCCAAGACTGTCGAACTGGCCAGCATCCAGCAGATCATGAAGCCAAAGCCTGTGGTCGAGGACCTGTCGTGGAAGGGCAATGTCGACCTGGCCATGGACTATAAGCGCGCCGAAACCGACAGCGACGACTACGACATCGACTTCAAGACCACCGCCCGTCACGGCCGCTGGCGCCATCAGGCCGAAGGCGAATACAACCGCGAAAGCAAGGACGAGGTCACCACCACCAACAACTGGAGCGCCGAATACGCGCTGGACCGCTTCATCACCGAGAAGTGGTTCTGGCAGGGCCGTCTGGAATACAAGCGTGACCACATCGAAGACCTCGCCCGCCAGCGCACCGTGGGTACCGGCCCGGGCTACCAGTTCTGGGATGACGAACTGGGCGCGTTCTCGCTCGGTTCGCTGGTCAACCGTACCGACTATGAATACGCCGACGGCGGCAAGGACAACTTCTACTCGCTGGCCATGAAGTGGGACTACAACCGCTACCTGATTGGCAAGCGCGTCGAGTTCTTCACCAACGGCGAAGTCGGCAAACCGCTGGGCGGCGTCGCCGAGTACGCTCTGGATGCCGAGGTCGGCCTGCGCTACAAGGTTACCGAGTGGGCCTCGCTCAACCTCAAGGCCGAGAAAGACATCATCAGCGGCACCCGCGACAGCGACCTGGACAAGACCCGCTATACCGCAGGTTTCGGTGTGGCCTGGTAA
- a CDS encoding HugZ family protein — protein sequence MSAKAATQARELLLKEYRGVLSTHSKSMPGFPFGSVVPYCLDADGNPLILISRIAQHTHNLQKDPKCSLLVGERDAEDVQAVGRLTVLAEAQQLVETEAVEAAAERYYRYFPESANYHKAHDFDFWVLKPVRHRYIGGFGAIHWIDHLNLANPFAGKAEQSMIEHMNSDHANAIEHYVQLSGLPQGAAAQMVGIDSEGMHLRIGQALHWLPFAAPCNTPIQVREALVFLARADQWPQRQAAEA from the coding sequence GTGAGCGCTAAAGCCGCAACACAGGCACGGGAGCTGCTGCTCAAGGAATACCGCGGGGTGCTGTCGACCCATTCCAAATCGATGCCGGGCTTTCCGTTCGGATCGGTGGTGCCCTATTGCCTGGATGCCGACGGCAATCCGCTGATCCTGATCAGCCGCATTGCCCAGCACACCCACAACCTGCAAAAAGACCCCAAGTGCTCGTTGCTGGTGGGCGAGCGCGACGCCGAGGACGTCCAGGCGGTGGGCCGCCTGACCGTGCTGGCCGAGGCGCAACAGCTGGTCGAGACCGAGGCAGTCGAAGCCGCTGCCGAGCGCTATTACCGTTACTTCCCCGAATCGGCCAACTACCATAAAGCCCACGATTTCGACTTCTGGGTGCTCAAGCCGGTGCGCCATCGCTACATCGGCGGCTTCGGCGCAATCCACTGGATCGATCACCTGAACCTGGCCAACCCCTTTGCCGGCAAGGCCGAACAGAGCATGATCGAGCACATGAACAGCGATCACGCCAACGCCATCGAGCACTACGTCCAGCTCAGCGGCCTGCCCCAGGGCGCGGCGGCGCAGATGGTCGGCATCGACAGCGAGGGCATGCACCTGCGCATTGGCCAGGCCCTGCACTGGTTGCCGTTCGCAGCGCCTTGCAATACGCCGATACAAGTGCGCGAAGCCCTGGTTTTTCTGGCCCGCGCCGATCAATGGCCTCAACGGCAAGCCGCCGAGGCTTGA
- a CDS encoding FxsA family protein, with protein sequence MRAFLLLFLIFPVLELYVFFKVSTAIGFFPALLLIIAGSALGVLVVRVAGLATALRARESLQRGELPAEDMFHGLMLALGGGLLLLPGFISDVIGLVCLLPFTRRLLGRKMRERAEAQAMRQRAFGDDPFMARPGQPGGHQPTVIEGEVVGREDPAQPNLRNPRDL encoded by the coding sequence ATGCGTGCTTTTCTATTGCTGTTTCTGATTTTTCCGGTGCTGGAGCTGTATGTGTTTTTCAAGGTCAGCACCGCGATCGGCTTCTTTCCCGCGCTGCTGCTGATCATCGCCGGCTCCGCCCTGGGCGTGCTGGTGGTGCGGGTGGCGGGCCTGGCCACCGCCCTGCGTGCCCGCGAGAGCCTGCAGCGCGGCGAGCTGCCGGCCGAGGACATGTTCCACGGCCTGATGCTGGCGCTCGGTGGCGGCCTGCTGCTGTTGCCCGGCTTCATCAGTGACGTGATCGGCCTGGTCTGCCTGCTGCCGTTCACCCGTCGCCTGCTCGGGCGCAAGATGCGCGAGCGCGCCGAGGCCCAGGCCATGCGCCAGCGCGCCTTTGGCGATGATCCGTTCATGGCGCGGCCGGGCCAGCCCGGTGGCCACCAGCCAACGGTGATCGAAGGTGAAGTGGTCGGTCGTGAAGATCCTGCTCAGCCTAACCTGCGCAATCCACGGGACTTGTAA
- a CDS encoding co-chaperone GroES — translation MKLRPLHDRVVIRRSEEESKTAGGIVLPGSAAEKPNRGEVVAVGTGRILDNGEVRALAVKVGDKVVFGPYSGSNTVKVDGEDLLVMAENEILAVIEG, via the coding sequence ATGAAGCTTCGTCCTCTGCATGACCGCGTCGTTATCCGTCGCAGCGAAGAAGAATCGAAAACCGCTGGCGGTATCGTTCTGCCAGGTTCGGCCGCTGAAAAACCTAACCGTGGCGAAGTCGTCGCTGTAGGTACCGGTCGCATCCTGGACAACGGTGAAGTGCGTGCGCTGGCCGTGAAAGTGGGTGACAAGGTGGTTTTCGGCCCTTACTCGGGCAGCAACACTGTGAAAGTTGACGGCGAAGACCTGCTGGTGATGGCTGAGAACGAAATTCTCGCTGTCATCGAAGGCTGA
- the groL gene encoding chaperonin GroEL (60 kDa chaperone family; promotes refolding of misfolded polypeptides especially under stressful conditions; forms two stacked rings of heptamers to form a barrel-shaped 14mer; ends can be capped by GroES; misfolded proteins enter the barrel where they are refolded when GroES binds) has protein sequence MAAKDVKFGDSARKKMLVGVNVLADAVKATLGPKGRNVVLAKSFGAPTITKDGVSVAKEIELKDAFENMGAQLLKDVASKANDEAGDGTTTATVLAQAIVSEGLKAVAAGMNPMDLKRGIDKATIAIVKELKSLSKPCADSKAIAQVGTISANSDNSIGDIIAEAMEKVGKEGVITVEEGSGLENELSVVEGMQFDRGYLSPYFVNKPDTMVAELDGPLLLLVDKKISNIRELLPVLEAVAKAGRPLLIVAEDVEGEALATLVVNNMRGIVKVAAVKAPGFGDRRKAMLQDIAVLTGGTVISEEIGLSLESATLEHLGNAKRVTLSKENTIIVDGAGVQGDIEARITQIRAQVAETSSDYDREKLQERLAKLAGGVAVIKVGAGTEVEMKEKKARVEDALHATRAAVEEGVVPGGGVALVRSLQAISELKGDNEDQNVGIQLLRRAVEAPLRQIVANAGDEPSVVVDKVKQGSGNFGYNAATGEYGDMIEMGILDPAKVTRSALQAAASIGGLMITTEAMVADAPVEAGAGGGMPDMGGMGGMGGMGGMM, from the coding sequence ATGGCTGCTAAAGACGTAAAATTCGGCGACTCCGCCCGTAAGAAAATGCTCGTTGGTGTCAACGTTCTGGCTGACGCTGTAAAAGCCACCCTGGGCCCGAAAGGCCGTAACGTTGTTCTGGCCAAGAGCTTCGGCGCTCCAACCATCACCAAAGACGGTGTGTCGGTTGCCAAAGAAATCGAGCTCAAAGACGCCTTTGAAAACATGGGCGCCCAGCTGCTGAAAGACGTTGCCTCCAAGGCCAACGACGAAGCTGGTGACGGCACCACCACCGCTACCGTTCTGGCTCAGGCCATTGTCAGCGAAGGCCTGAAAGCCGTTGCTGCCGGCATGAACCCGATGGACCTCAAGCGTGGTATCGACAAAGCCACCATCGCCATCGTCAAAGAGCTGAAGTCCCTGTCCAAGCCATGCGCCGACTCCAAGGCCATCGCTCAGGTCGGCACCATCTCGGCCAACTCCGACAACTCCATCGGTGACATCATCGCCGAAGCCATGGAAAAAGTCGGTAAAGAAGGCGTGATTACCGTCGAAGAAGGCTCGGGCCTGGAAAACGAACTGTCGGTCGTAGAAGGCATGCAGTTCGACCGCGGCTACCTGTCCCCTTACTTCGTCAACAAGCCAGACACCATGGTCGCCGAGCTGGATGGCCCGCTGCTGCTGCTGGTTGACAAGAAAATCTCCAACATCCGCGAACTGCTGCCAGTTCTGGAAGCCGTTGCCAAGGCCGGCCGTCCGCTGCTGATCGTGGCTGAAGACGTCGAAGGCGAAGCGCTGGCCACCCTGGTGGTCAACAACATGCGCGGCATCGTCAAGGTTGCTGCAGTCAAGGCCCCTGGCTTCGGCGACCGCCGCAAGGCCATGCTGCAGGACATCGCCGTCCTGACCGGCGGTACCGTGATCTCCGAAGAAATCGGCCTGAGCCTGGAATCCGCTACCCTGGAGCACCTGGGTAACGCCAAGCGTGTGACCCTGTCCAAGGAAAACACCATCATCGTCGACGGCGCTGGTGTTCAAGGCGATATCGAAGCGCGCATCACCCAGATCCGCGCTCAGGTTGCCGAGACTTCCTCGGACTACGACCGTGAAAAACTGCAAGAGCGTCTGGCCAAGCTGGCTGGCGGTGTTGCCGTGATCAAGGTCGGTGCTGGCACCGAAGTCGAAATGAAAGAGAAGAAAGCCCGCGTTGAAGACGCCCTGCACGCTACCCGTGCAGCCGTCGAAGAAGGCGTGGTGCCTGGCGGTGGTGTTGCCCTGGTTCGCTCGCTGCAAGCTATCTCCGAGCTCAAAGGCGACAACGAAGACCAGAACGTCGGTATTCAGCTGCTGCGTCGCGCTGTTGAAGCGCCACTGCGTCAGATCGTTGCCAACGCCGGCGACGAGCCAAGCGTGGTTGTCGACAAGGTCAAGCAAGGTTCCGGCAACTTCGGTTACAACGCTGCGACCGGCGAGTACGGCGACATGATCGAGATGGGTATCCTCGACCCTGCCAAGGTAACCCGTTCGGCCCTGCAAGCTGCAGCTTCGATTGGCGGTCTGATGATCACCACCGAAGCCATGGTTGCTGACGCTCCAGTGGAAGCTGGTGCTGGCGGCGGCATGCCAGACATGGGCGGCATGGGTGGTATGGGTGGCATGGGCGGCATGATGTAA
- a CDS encoding phosphatase PAP2 family protein codes for MSLPAYSRPLNFWIALGIPAITAIILILLELTSLDMDLAKLAFDPVAGQFIGRHSYFLEDILHDRAKQAVIALGLLAIVAFAVSFFWSRLFSWRRELGCLVLAMGLSTSFVTPVKAVTAVQCPWSLSEFGGKETYSELLSPRPATDKPGRCWPGGHAATGFTLFALFFVLRDRRPRLARAALVFAFGLGTLFSVGRMLQGAHFFSHNVWTAVFCWLISLGCYYWVLYRRPVEVKQDALVPAK; via the coding sequence ATGTCACTACCCGCCTACTCCCGTCCGCTGAATTTCTGGATCGCCCTGGGCATTCCCGCCATTACCGCAATCATATTGATCCTGCTGGAACTGACCTCGCTGGACATGGACCTGGCCAAGCTGGCGTTCGATCCGGTAGCCGGGCAGTTCATCGGCCGGCACAGCTATTTTCTCGAAGATATCCTGCACGACCGGGCCAAACAGGCGGTAATCGCCCTCGGTTTGCTGGCGATTGTCGCCTTCGCCGTGAGTTTCTTCTGGTCGCGGCTGTTCAGCTGGCGGCGGGAACTGGGTTGCCTGGTGCTGGCCATGGGTTTGTCGACCAGCTTTGTCACCCCGGTCAAGGCAGTAACTGCGGTGCAGTGCCCGTGGAGCCTGAGCGAGTTTGGTGGCAAGGAAACCTACAGCGAGCTGCTCAGCCCGCGCCCGGCTACCGACAAGCCCGGACGCTGCTGGCCAGGCGGCCATGCGGCAACCGGTTTTACCCTGTTTGCACTGTTTTTTGTTTTGCGTGATCGGCGCCCGCGCCTGGCCAGGGCCGCGCTGGTATTCGCCTTTGGCCTGGGTACGCTGTTTTCGGTGGGGCGCATGCTGCAGGGCGCGCACTTCTTTTCGCACAACGTATGGACGGCGGTGTTTTGCTGGCTGATCAGCCTTGGCTGTTACTACTGGGTGCTGTACCGCCGGCCGGTTGAGGTCAAGCAGGACGCGCTGGTGCCTGCAAAGTAA